In the genome of Vibrio sp. NTOU-M3, one region contains:
- the ilvD gene encoding dihydroxy-acid dehydratase, producing the protein MADCGSCGSCGGCATHHNKILKTDDGALKRALYKSMGHSDEALRKPIIAVVNSYTNATAGHANLDVVGAEVIRGIEEAGGTAMTFGTIAPCDGIAEGHLGMRYILAGREIIAASIEIMVRAHNFDAMVLLGSCDKIVPGMLMAAARLDIPAILVNGGPMYPAEYKGKHWDGNIVTEAIGWKKQGQIDEDEFRKIEDLAEPTIGSCTMYGTANTMCCLSESLGMTLPQTSTIPAIHPERLEVGHRSGQRIVEMVHEGLNARQIINQKSIHNAICTLLATGGSTNAIIHLQAIHYEAGLGELDLTVFDEMSRKVPLVAAIYPASEYDMVDFYEAGGIAAVEKELLPLLHGDALTVSGLKAHCLEQVPHSTNRNLIKSLKEPFMHQAGVGVLRGNLSLLGSVAKPAAVPESMHQFTGEAVVFDSEQTAIDAIIANEIKAGSVVVIRYEGTTGGPGLPEMYKPMKLLEGMGLSESCALITDGRFSGSNRGLFVGHISPEAYEGGLIALVENGDLISLDLDKREINLLVDDDVIELRRSQWTPLHKTVPSGFLQLYRQRVSSAAKGAMLK; encoded by the coding sequence AAGCGCGCGTTATATAAGTCGATGGGGCACAGTGATGAGGCGTTGAGAAAGCCTATTATCGCGGTGGTGAATAGCTACACCAATGCAACTGCGGGTCATGCCAATCTTGATGTGGTTGGTGCTGAAGTTATTCGTGGTATCGAAGAGGCGGGTGGCACCGCGATGACGTTTGGCACCATCGCACCATGCGATGGCATTGCTGAAGGGCACCTTGGTATGCGTTATATCTTGGCTGGTAGAGAAATTATCGCAGCCTCTATTGAGATTATGGTTCGAGCGCATAACTTTGATGCCATGGTTTTGCTTGGGTCTTGCGACAAAATTGTACCGGGTATGTTAATGGCGGCAGCAAGGTTAGATATCCCAGCAATTTTAGTTAATGGCGGACCAATGTATCCAGCAGAATACAAAGGTAAACATTGGGATGGCAATATTGTCACTGAAGCTATTGGTTGGAAAAAACAAGGGCAGATCGATGAAGATGAATTTCGCAAGATAGAAGATTTAGCCGAACCGACAATTGGCTCATGCACAATGTACGGTACTGCAAACACCATGTGTTGCTTATCAGAATCTTTAGGAATGACCCTGCCACAAACATCGACAATTCCGGCGATTCACCCCGAACGCTTGGAGGTTGGGCATCGAAGTGGCCAACGCATTGTTGAAATGGTTCATGAAGGATTGAATGCGCGTCAGATCATCAATCAAAAATCGATTCATAATGCTATTTGTACGTTGCTTGCAACTGGTGGGTCTACGAATGCCATTATTCATCTGCAAGCGATTCATTATGAAGCAGGATTAGGGGAACTCGACTTAACGGTTTTTGATGAGATGAGTCGAAAAGTACCACTTGTTGCAGCGATCTATCCCGCTTCTGAGTATGACATGGTGGATTTTTATGAAGCAGGAGGCATTGCGGCGGTAGAAAAAGAGTTGCTGCCCTTATTACATGGTGATGCACTGACCGTTTCAGGATTAAAAGCACACTGTTTGGAGCAAGTGCCGCATTCCACGAACCGAAATTTGATTAAGTCGCTTAAAGAGCCTTTTATGCACCAAGCAGGTGTCGGGGTGTTACGTGGTAACTTGTCTTTGTTAGGTTCTGTTGCTAAACCAGCCGCGGTCCCTGAAAGCATGCATCAATTTACTGGTGAGGCAGTAGTATTTGACTCAGAGCAAACGGCAATCGACGCCATCATTGCCAATGAGATTAAAGCGGGCTCGGTAGTGGTGATCCGTTATGAAGGAACTACGGGTGGTCCTGGACTGCCAGAAATGTATAAACCGATGAAGCTTCTTGAGGGAATGGGGTTATCGGAGAGTTGTGCACTGATCACTGACGGGCGTTTTTCTGGGTCGAATCGTGGCTTGTTTGTTGGGCATATTTCTCCAGAAGCTTATGAAGGCGGCCTAATTGCACTGGTTGAAAATGGAGATTTGATTTCGTTGGATCTAGACAAGAGAGAGATCAACCTATTGGTTGATGACGATGTGATCGAATTAAGGCGATCGCAATGGACGCCGCTCCATAAAACGGTGCCGTCCGGCTTCTTACAACTTTATCGTCAACGCGTGTCTTCCGCTGCAAAAGGAGCAATGTTGAAATGA
- a CDS encoding dihydrodipicolinate synthase family protein, translating to MTQAHEIFGINPIVAMPFDNEGRVDLTSFKQLVTHLLTTGCHGMTLFGIASEFYKLSDAEKHQLAQVFCNLTADSSVYSCISVTQHSTTLAVQQARQYQEMGADSLMLLPPFFLNPSNEQVIHHIQSVLQAVDIPVLVQYAPNETGVPITAEQMTLITEGNDNAVFKIECNPPVDYTRALLSFKPDAVVMNGYAGLYMLEMLNNGGKGVMPGCSFVEVYLAIYEHWVVGDFVRAKELHDQLMPYISKWMSHCEYIIAVEKAILKRRGIILSDHCRHPDFALSNEDRDDIERFLVQFDNYLTKR from the coding sequence ATGACCCAAGCACACGAAATATTTGGTATCAACCCAATAGTGGCAATGCCATTCGACAATGAAGGTAGGGTTGATCTCACAAGCTTCAAGCAATTAGTTACACATTTGCTTACGACGGGCTGTCACGGTATGACCTTATTTGGTATCGCTAGTGAATTTTACAAGTTAAGCGATGCGGAAAAACATCAATTAGCTCAAGTGTTTTGTAACCTGACAGCAGATAGCTCGGTATACAGTTGTATTTCTGTGACCCAACATTCGACTACCTTAGCAGTACAGCAAGCTCGGCAATACCAAGAAATGGGCGCTGATTCTTTGATGCTATTGCCTCCATTTTTCCTCAATCCTAGCAATGAGCAAGTGATCCACCATATCCAGTCAGTATTGCAAGCTGTCGATATTCCCGTGTTGGTTCAATATGCACCCAACGAAACCGGAGTGCCAATTACTGCTGAACAAATGACTTTGATTACGGAAGGAAATGATAACGCCGTATTCAAAATTGAGTGTAACCCACCAGTGGATTACACGCGCGCTTTACTCTCATTTAAACCAGATGCCGTTGTGATGAACGGGTATGCAGGTTTGTACATGTTGGAGATGCTTAACAATGGCGGCAAGGGGGTAATGCCTGGTTGCTCATTTGTGGAAGTGTATTTGGCAATTTATGAGCATTGGGTTGTGGGAGATTTTGTTCGTGCCAAAGAGTTACACGACCAACTCATGCCTTACATTTCAAAATGGATGAGCCATTGTGAGTATATTATCGCTGTTGAAAAAGCGATATTGAAGCGAAGAGGGATAATTTTGAGTGATCACTGTCGTCATCCAGATTTTGCGCTAAGCAATGAAGATAGAGATGACATAGAACGATTCCTCGTTCAGTTTGATAACTATTTGACCAAAAGATAA
- a CDS encoding DUF1294 domain-containing protein, producing MMYKGKITEWNDERGFGFITASDSNLKAFVHASAFKNTHCRPQRNDKVRFDIEQDEEGRVNAVNASMVGLAGMPSKLIFAAIFLLCVTATVLLDKNNMWLAGAYWLMSIVTYILFALDKKAAKKGEWRTTEKRLLVSSFLCGWPGALFAQHITRHKTQKQPFKALLWIGIILNVTIYALLFTPFGQWLAANYL from the coding sequence ATGATGTACAAAGGTAAGATCACAGAGTGGAATGACGAACGAGGCTTTGGCTTTATTACTGCGTCAGACAGTAACCTCAAAGCATTCGTACACGCATCAGCGTTCAAGAACACACACTGCAGACCACAACGAAACGATAAAGTTAGGTTTGATATAGAGCAAGATGAAGAAGGCAGAGTAAACGCGGTTAATGCATCAATGGTGGGCTTGGCGGGCATGCCATCTAAGCTGATTTTTGCTGCGATATTTTTACTGTGTGTTACGGCAACTGTTTTGCTCGACAAGAACAACATGTGGTTAGCTGGTGCATACTGGTTGATGAGTATTGTGACTTACATTTTGTTTGCGTTGGATAAGAAGGCCGCTAAGAAAGGCGAATGGCGCACGACAGAAAAGCGTTTGTTAGTGTCATCATTTTTATGTGGTTGGCCGGGCGCGCTGTTTGCACAGCATATCACGCGACACAAAACCCAGAAACAACCATTTAAAGCCTTACTGTGGATTGGCATCATTCTCAATGTCACAATTTATGCCTTGCTATTTACGCCATTTGGTCAATGGCTTGCAGCGAATTATCTGTGA
- a CDS encoding sugar transferase: MSANKSTQISIWLAKRLFDLFGAICGLLVLSPLLPFIAFAIKASSTGPVFYKQLRVGKSTPEKMMFFEIIKFRTMYQDAESRSGAVWATENDPRITPVGRFLRKTRLDEIPQLINVVKGEMSLIGPRPERPGFYHKLEAAIPYFADRTYGVMPGITGLAQVNQGYDTCIDDVRRKVGFDHSYALSLSSLKSWIMMDLAIITKTLIVMVDGRGR, translated from the coding sequence ATGAGTGCAAACAAATCAACCCAAATATCAATCTGGCTTGCCAAAAGGTTATTTGACTTATTCGGTGCAATTTGTGGTTTATTGGTCCTATCTCCATTGCTGCCGTTCATCGCCTTTGCGATTAAAGCGAGTTCAACAGGCCCTGTATTTTATAAACAGCTTCGTGTTGGGAAATCCACTCCAGAAAAAATGATGTTTTTTGAAATCATCAAGTTCCGAACCATGTATCAGGATGCTGAGTCTCGGTCTGGTGCCGTTTGGGCAACAGAGAATGATCCTCGCATCACCCCAGTTGGCCGTTTCTTACGTAAAACGCGTTTGGATGAGATTCCCCAACTGATTAACGTCGTAAAAGGAGAAATGTCGTTAATTGGTCCACGTCCAGAACGCCCTGGTTTTTACCATAAATTAGAAGCGGCCATCCCCTATTTTGCAGACAGAACCTATGGCGTAATGCCCGGAATCACGGGGCTAGCTCAAGTAAATCAAGGTTATGATACGTGCATAGATGATGTGCGAAGAAAGGTGGGATTTGACCACAGCTACGCGTTGTCACTAAGTTCATTGAAAAGCTGGATCATGATGGATCTGGCGATAATCACTAAAACACTGATTGTTATGGTAGATGGTCGAGGTCGTTAA